In a genomic window of Ipomoea triloba cultivar NCNSP0323 chromosome 3, ASM357664v1:
- the LOC116013750 gene encoding gibberellin-regulated protein 14-like, producing the protein MDFKPLLLLLIFLSATTATAPAPPVAKPPTTPYPPAVKTPPPPPTPPVKQTPPPPAPVKTTPPPPPAPVKPPSPPSPPVGPPATPVYPAPPPHPPRNREECAPPCTVRCKLHSRKKVCLRACMTCCERCKCVPPGQYGNLEKCGSCYANMTTRGGRRKCP; encoded by the exons ATGGATTTCAAACCACTACTTCTACTTCTCATCTTCCTCTCTGCCACAACCGCCACAGCTCCGGCTCCTCCGGTAGCCAAACCACCAACAACACCTTATCCGCCTGCCGTCAAAACTCCCCCGCCTCCACCGACGCCGCCAGTGAAGCAAACACCTCCTCCTCCTGCACCAGTCAAGACCACACCACCTCCACCGCCTGCTCCAGTCAAACCGCCGTCTCCTCCTTCGCCGCCGGTCGGACCTCCTGCTACCCCGGTATATCCGGCGCCCCCTCCCCATCCGCCGAGAAACAGAGAAG AGTGCGCGCCGCCATGCACGGTGAGGTGCAAGCTGCACTCGAGGAAGAAAGTGTGCCTGAGAGCGTGCATGACGTGCTGTGAGCGGTGCAAATGCGTGCCGCCAGGGCAGTACGGCAACTTGGAGAAGTGCGGCAGCTGCTACGCTAACATGACCACTCGCGGCGGCCGGCGCAAGTGCCCCTAG